In one window of Methanoculleus chikugoensis DNA:
- a CDS encoding MSCRAMM family adhesin SdrC, whose translation MMRRGTCLWFVLLSALALVMGAGAQAGDPAVIWNRTYGGPDAYDAAYAAVPDPGGTGLFLAGETVSPEGGKTDAWVIRLAPDGGEEWNRTYGGEEADTAHAIIRTNVGNLLLAGNLTLVTNGTRADTDAWLVEIDPSGGEVWNRTYGGPDVNATAAAAIEAEDGGYVFVGSIRPREGNESSAWVVRVNETGGEVWNRTFGGAGENTANAVTRIPGGDFVVAGSTESSGAGMADVWAVRLNGSGGEVWNRTFGSPDDDAGRAVLNTSDGNLLVAGTFTERPDNTTVDTDALLIKLTPDGDILWDWIYGDFGVNETAAAVIETPDGGYLFAGETAYPGVDDTDAWLVATDADGAVAWSRTFGGVNPGDKATSLIESAPGEFVFAGTFNATVSGRTATTDAWAVKLGPKPTPTATPTATPTPVPTAAPSRPSKAPIISQKPPVPAATATAAPSPVVTGPAGTPSPSPTAVPTPVTTPVPTGTTTPTATPTMTVAPSPTMTPVGDDDDDDDDNDDDTNQTGGAANESLSGTVWFDLNGDGVRDPGEPGVPEISVRLIGKRTMLDYTATGPDGSYRFGAIPSVGYAGVEFVLPDGYSCTVPGLDNNAAPLDTDVIFAEGGVDRQTLNAGLVGNLLPGTPAGAYGWVLGTAWSDDNRDGIRDETSGMTDVEVRLLDADGNVAASTRTRYHDRYFSMYLFGPLPPGEYSVAFTAPDGYIFTNPGRDSHVDPSTGATGRFAVGGGEAVVRGAGLILSLSPAASPGDPGGGAPAPGGTDDAAVRAEEDDEEGEPVVTGVPQVPANETVDDGDAAGEWEPVRESGDDNEVRDNDDQNKVRDNNGRKEIGDNNDRKETRDNGDRKEPKDDDRKRPDGMEKSVRHDDGRDEGD comes from the coding sequence ATGATGCGACGCGGCACCTGTCTCTGGTTCGTCCTGCTCTCGGCACTTGCGCTCGTTATGGGCGCGGGAGCACAGGCAGGAGATCCTGCGGTTATCTGGAACCGGACGTACGGAGGACCTGATGCTTACGACGCGGCATACGCGGCCGTTCCCGACCCCGGCGGAACCGGGCTCTTCCTTGCCGGGGAGACTGTTTCTCCCGAAGGGGGGAAGACGGACGCCTGGGTGATCCGGCTCGCGCCGGACGGCGGCGAGGAGTGGAACAGGACCTACGGCGGGGAGGAGGCCGACACTGCGCACGCCATCATCCGGACCAATGTGGGTAACCTCCTCCTCGCCGGGAACCTCACCCTCGTCACGAACGGGACGCGGGCCGACACCGATGCCTGGCTCGTGGAGATAGACCCCTCCGGCGGCGAGGTCTGGAACCGGACTTACGGCGGCCCGGACGTCAACGCCACGGCAGCCGCGGCTATCGAGGCGGAAGACGGGGGCTACGTCTTCGTCGGTTCTATCAGGCCGCGGGAGGGGAACGAATCCTCGGCCTGGGTGGTCAGGGTGAACGAGACAGGTGGTGAGGTCTGGAACCGGACGTTCGGCGGAGCGGGGGAGAATACCGCGAACGCCGTCACCCGAATTCCCGGTGGGGACTTCGTCGTTGCCGGCAGCACCGAGTCCTCGGGAGCAGGCATGGCCGACGTCTGGGCGGTCAGGCTGAACGGGTCGGGCGGTGAGGTCTGGAACAGGACGTTCGGCAGCCCCGACGACGATGCCGGCCGGGCGGTGCTCAACACCTCCGACGGCAACCTGCTCGTCGCCGGCACGTTCACGGAGCGGCCGGACAACACGACGGTCGATACCGACGCACTCCTCATCAAACTCACGCCTGACGGGGATATCCTCTGGGACTGGATCTACGGCGACTTCGGCGTGAACGAGACGGCGGCGGCCGTCATCGAAACCCCTGACGGCGGCTACCTCTTCGCCGGGGAGACGGCCTACCCCGGGGTGGACGATACCGACGCCTGGCTGGTCGCGACCGACGCCGACGGAGCGGTGGCATGGAGCAGGACATTCGGCGGCGTAAACCCCGGCGATAAGGCCACATCGCTTATCGAGTCCGCACCGGGAGAGTTCGTCTTTGCAGGGACGTTCAACGCCACGGTGAGCGGAAGGACGGCAACCACAGATGCCTGGGCGGTGAAACTGGGGCCGAAGCCCACGCCGACGGCTACCCCGACGGCGACCCCGACGCCCGTACCCACAGCGGCACCTTCCAGGCCCTCGAAAGCACCGATCATCTCCCAGAAGCCGCCGGTACCGGCCGCAACGGCGACTGCCGCCCCGTCACCGGTCGTGACGGGGCCGGCGGGAACCCCCTCGCCGTCTCCGACTGCAGTTCCGACGCCGGTCACGACGCCCGTGCCCACCGGGACGACGACGCCCACGGCCACGCCGACTATGACGGTCGCCCCGTCTCCGACGATGACGCCGGTCGGCGACGATGACGATGATGACGACGACAATGACGACGATACTAACCAGACCGGCGGCGCGGCAAACGAATCACTCTCGGGGACGGTCTGGTTCGACCTGAACGGTGACGGCGTCCGCGATCCCGGCGAGCCGGGTGTCCCCGAGATCAGCGTGCGGCTGATCGGCAAGCGAACCATGCTCGACTATACCGCCACCGGCCCGGACGGGTCGTACCGGTTCGGGGCCATCCCCTCCGTCGGCTACGCCGGTGTGGAGTTCGTTCTCCCGGACGGGTATTCCTGCACCGTCCCGGGCCTGGACAACAACGCTGCGCCGCTCGACACGGACGTGATATTCGCCGAAGGCGGGGTTGACCGGCAGACCCTGAATGCGGGACTCGTCGGGAATCTCCTGCCCGGAACCCCGGCGGGGGCCTACGGGTGGGTGCTCGGGACGGCCTGGAGCGACGATAACCGGGACGGGATCCGGGATGAGACCTCCGGCATGACGGATGTCGAGGTCCGCCTCCTGGACGCGGACGGGAACGTGGCGGCGTCGACCCGGACCAGGTATCACGACCGGTACTTCTCCATGTACCTCTTCGGCCCGCTTCCGCCCGGGGAGTACTCCGTCGCGTTCACTGCGCCGGACGGCTACATCTTCACGAATCCTGGCCGGGACAGCCACGTCGACCCCTCGACCGGGGCGACCGGCCGGTTTGCGGTCGGCGGAGGGGAGGCGGTCGTCAGGGGTGCGGGGCTGATCCTCTCCCTGTCTCCGGCCGCCTCCCCAGGCGATCCGGGAGGTGGGGCCCCCGCTCCGGGCGGGACGGACGATGCGGCCGTTCGCGCTGAGGAAGACGATGAGGAGGGCGAGCCGGTCGTGACCGGCGTCCCGCAGGTTCCGGCGAACGAGACCGTCGATGACGGCGATGCCGCCGGTGAATGGGAACCTGTGCGGGAGAGCGGCGATGATAACGAGGTTAGGGATAACGATGACCAGAACAAGGTTAGGGACAACAACGGTCGAAAAGAGATTGGAGACAATAACGACCGGAAAGAGACCCGGGACAATGGCGATCGAAAAGAGCCGAAAGACGATGACCGGAAAAGGCCGGATGGGATGGAAAAGAGCGTCCGGCATGACGACGGCAGGGACGAGGGTGACTGA
- a CDS encoding DJ-1/PfpI/YhbO family deglycase/protease, with the protein MKLLLAIAPERFRDEELEIPRRTFEEAGIGVDIASTVAGTCTGMLGGAAEATMTFEDANPDDYAGIVIVGGSGSEEHLWGSKRLRELVRSFFEQGKVVAAICLAPVVLARAGILAGRQATVYPSPAAVAEMKKAGANFLEIPVVADMQVVTANGPAAAAQFADTIITKLEC; encoded by the coding sequence ATGAAACTCTTGCTTGCGATTGCACCGGAACGGTTCAGAGACGAGGAACTGGAGATCCCGAGACGCACCTTCGAGGAGGCGGGGATCGGCGTCGATATCGCCTCGACGGTCGCCGGCACGTGCACGGGGATGCTCGGGGGCGCCGCGGAGGCGACCATGACGTTTGAGGACGCGAATCCCGACGACTACGCCGGGATCGTGATCGTGGGCGGCAGCGGTTCGGAGGAGCACCTCTGGGGAAGCAAACGGCTCCGGGAACTCGTCAGGTCGTTCTTCGAGCAGGGCAAGGTCGTCGCCGCCATCTGCCTTGCGCCGGTCGTGCTGGCACGGGCGGGCATCCTCGCCGGGCGGCAGGCGACGGTATACCCGAGCCCGGCGGCTGTCGCGGAGATGAAGAAGGCGGGAGCGAACTTCCTTGAGATCCCCGTCGTCGCCGACATGCAGGTCGTGACCGCGAACGGCCCCGCCGCCGCCGCACAGTTCGCCGACACCATCATCACGAAACTGGAATGCTAG
- a CDS encoding SdrD B-like domain-containing protein: MRSTSVLAAVIVSAFVFGSMAGAAVPAEPGSGAVYERTVGTIGGTIFLDADANGVQDSGERGMSGVAVHLLGAAGERIATAETFAHACEGLYIFSGVLPGNYTVEVVPPEGYGFTVPGMGAPGETMSTVDTVNGTTTTIDLTEETVQTADLVVRDAGLVPAAA; this comes from the coding sequence GTGAGATCTACCAGTGTTCTTGCAGCAGTCATCGTATCAGCGTTCGTCTTCGGTTCGATGGCAGGCGCCGCCGTCCCGGCGGAGCCCGGCTCGGGTGCAGTATACGAGAGAACCGTCGGCACGATCGGGGGCACGATATTTCTGGATGCCGACGCGAACGGCGTCCAGGACTCCGGCGAGCGGGGCATGAGCGGCGTCGCCGTCCACCTCCTCGGCGCCGCAGGTGAGCGGATCGCAACGGCGGAGACGTTCGCCCACGCCTGTGAAGGGCTCTACATCTTCAGCGGCGTCCTCCCGGGGAACTACACCGTCGAGGTCGTCCCGCCGGAGGGCTACGGCTTCACCGTCCCCGGCATGGGGGCTCCCGGCGAGACGATGAGCACCGTCGATACAGTGAACGGCACGACCACCACCATCGACCTGACGGAAGAGACGGTTCAGACGGCGGACCTCGTCGTCAGGGATGCCGGCCTGGTGCCGGCCGCCGCCTGA
- a CDS encoding dolichyl-phosphate beta-glucosyltransferase produces the protein MLDDTGNGGVSPADCTLVIPAYNEERRIRSLLEDVSGFKGDLVFVCDGTDATAEIVGAFADAHPSLSIRCLTYPARLGKGGGVVAGMEAAETPFVGYMDADGSTALSEMERLFDRLATADGAIGSRWVPGSVLPVRQGFRRRVESRLFNLMARALFGLDYRDTQCGAKVFRKDALEEVLSSIRSTGFEFDVELLWRLHRSGYRVEEVPITWENRDESKVATTDAKAMLLGMIRLRFG, from the coding sequence ATGCTAGACGATACCGGTAACGGCGGCGTGAGCCCGGCGGACTGCACCCTGGTGATCCCCGCATACAACGAAGAGCGGCGGATCCGGTCGCTCCTCGAGGACGTCTCGGGCTTCAAGGGCGATCTCGTCTTCGTCTGCGACGGGACCGATGCCACAGCAGAGATCGTCGGTGCGTTTGCGGACGCTCACCCGTCGCTCTCCATCCGGTGCCTGACCTACCCGGCCCGGCTCGGGAAAGGAGGAGGCGTCGTCGCCGGGATGGAGGCGGCCGAAACACCCTTCGTCGGCTACATGGACGCGGACGGCTCGACCGCGCTATCCGAGATGGAGCGGCTCTTCGACCGTCTCGCAACCGCCGACGGCGCCATCGGGTCGCGCTGGGTTCCGGGCTCGGTCCTCCCCGTGCGGCAGGGGTTCCGTCGCCGGGTCGAGAGCCGTCTCTTCAACCTCATGGCCAGGGCGCTCTTCGGGCTCGATTACCGGGACACCCAGTGCGGCGCAAAGGTCTTCCGGAAAGATGCGCTTGAGGAGGTTCTCTCCTCGATCCGGTCGACCGGGTTTGAGTTCGACGTCGAACTCCTCTGGCGGCTGCACCGGAGCGGCTACCGGGTGGAGGAGGTCCCGATCACCTGGGAGAACCG